From a single Bacilli bacterium PM5-9 genomic region:
- a CDS encoding N-acetylglutamate synthase-like GNAT family acetyltransferase (product_source=COG1246; cath_funfam=3.40.630.30; cog=COG1246; pfam=PF00583; superfamily=54423,55729): protein MELSIREICDEDKERCLWIEKYALPEVIYVNDVWDYFTSRKDGRFLGVFKDNELGGFGKITRLFENVGWLETLRIHPDYQTQGLGNEMYKGYMEAAKELGLTKIGMFTEFDNYRSENLAKKYGFSKVGDFVDYTKEIENENDNYNGSFKLIDEIDADKILAAHYSKMNSYLIINKTFFPAIDGLANELARRKWAYIDDNGNIVIVGYRMQPHKALFLAYYYGNLDEILSFVNHLGIKLGSKRIAAIRDKSDLDIKNELYNHGFNDGEEIISMWK, encoded by the coding sequence ATGGAATTATCGATTAGAGAGATTTGTGATGAAGATAAAGAAAGATGTCTTTGGATTGAAAAATATGCTTTACCAGAGGTTATTTATGTTAATGATGTTTGGGATTATTTTACTTCAAGAAAAGATGGACGTTTTTTAGGTGTTTTTAAAGATAATGAACTTGGTGGTTTTGGAAAAATCACGAGATTATTTGAAAATGTTGGTTGGTTAGAAACTTTAAGAATTCACCCTGATTATCAAACTCAAGGTTTAGGAAATGAAATGTATAAAGGTTATATGGAAGCTGCAAAAGAACTTGGATTAACTAAAATTGGTATGTTTACTGAATTTGATAATTATCGAAGCGAGAATCTTGCTAAAAAATATGGTTTTTCTAAAGTTGGTGATTTTGTAGATTATACCAAAGAAATTGAAAATGAGAATGATAATTATAATGGTTCTTTTAAATTGATTGATGAAATTGATGCTGATAAAATACTTGCAGCACATTATTCAAAAATGAATAGTTATTTAATTATTAATAAAACATTTTTTCCAGCAATTGATGGGCTTGCAAATGAGTTAGCAAGGCGTAAATGGGCATACATTGATGATAATGGTAATATTGTAATAGTTGGTTATCGTATGCAACCACATAAAGCATTATTTTTAGCTTATTACTATGGTAATCTTGATGAGATATTAAGTTTTGTTAATCATCTAGGTATAAAACTTGGCTCAAAAAGAATTGCAGCGATTCGAGATAAAAGTGATCTTGATATAAAAAATGAATTATATAATCATGGATTTAATGATGGAGAAGAGATAATATCTATGTGGAAGTAA